In Rhododendron vialii isolate Sample 1 chromosome 9a, ASM3025357v1, the following are encoded in one genomic region:
- the LOC131301006 gene encoding E3 ubiquitin-protein ligase WAV3-like, whose amino-acid sequence MGVSKWERVKLLLGLKLCVYVPRNNDGLPPPSDSISGAALLPAAASPATTPSSRWSKLSASFSRSSTNTCSICLGTMKCGGGHAIFTAECSHSFHFHCIASNVKHGNQICPICRAKWNEIPLQSPSFKLPSDRGRITPIDWAPNNTSMTVIRRLPPPRRPNSHVIPLFHTPEPAVFNDDESLDCDSSNMKSSDACDFRRKIKITSFPEFKSVSRLMSYDDFTVLIHIKAPVSVSVSGQTENENQVNSPQISQTPRAAIDLVTVLDTSGSMAGTKLALLKRAMGFVIQNLGPNDRLSVIAFSSTARRLFPLRRMSDTGKHQALQAINSLVANGGTNIAEGLRKGAKIMEDRREKNPVASIILLSDGQDTYTVHSSIRNQQNPNYHLLLPLSIHKNGISGCRIPVHTFGFGTDHDASSMHSVAEISGGTFSFIETESVIQDAFAQCIGGLLSVVVKDLQVCIDCLHPTLSLTSLRSGSYPNRVIADRRTGFIDVGDLYADEERDFLVSVNLPSDSSSNETSLLEVKCVYNDLLTKEMQTTVSEEVRVKRDEIAGKEAISIEVDRQRNRLLAADAMAEARATAERGDLSGAVSVLESCRRLLSETVSAKSGDRLCVALDAELKEVQERMVSRQVYEVSGRAYVLSGMSSHSWQRATARGDSTDGSSLVRSYQTPSMTQMLSRSQTTLVASPAAHRLPKPR is encoded by the exons ATGGGAGTTAGTAAATGGGAAAGAGTGAAGCTATTGCTGGGGCTGAAGCTCTGCGTCTACGTTCCCAGGAACAACGACGGTTTGCCGCCTCCATCGGATAGTATCTCCGGCGCCGCTCTGCTTCCGGCGGCGGCGTCTCCGGCTACGACGCCGTCGTCCCGTTGGTCGAAGCTGTCTGCGAGTTTTAGCAGATCGTCTACG AATACCTGCTCAATATGTTTGGGAACAATGAAATGCGGAGGTGGCCACGCCATTTTCACTGCGGAATGCTCCCATTCCTTCCATTTTCACTGCATAGCTTCAAACGTGAAGCACGGAAACCAAATCTGTCCCATTTGCAGAGCAAAGTGGAATGAAATACCCTTGCAGAGTCCCAGTTTCAAGCTTCCATCTGATAGAGGACGAATCACTCCAATAGATTGGGCACCCAATAATACTTCAATGACTGTAATTCGCCGCCTACCACCTCCACGTCGTCCCAATTCCCATGTCATCCCACTGTTTCATACCCCGGAGCCGGCCGTCTTCAACGACGATGAATCTCTAGATTGTGATTCGTCAAACATGAAATCATCAGATGCATGTGATTTTcgcaggaaaataaaaatcaccTCATTCCCTGAATTTAAATCCGTGTCACGGTTGATGTCGTACGACGATTTCACAGTTCTCATCCATATAAAAGCTCCTGTTTCCGTTTCCGTTTCCGGTCAAACTGAAAACGAAAATCAAGTTAACTCTCCACAGATTTCGCAAACGCCTCGGGCTGCTATCGACCTTGTTACTGTACTTGACACCAGTGGTAGTATGGCAGGGACCAAACTTGCATTGCTAAAGCGAGCCATGGGTTTCGTGATTCAAAATTTGGGGCCCAATGACCGATTGTCTGTGATCGCTTTCTCTTCAACCGCCCGTCGCCTCTTCCCCCTCCGTCGGATGTCTGACACCGGAAAACACCAAGCGTTGCAAGCTATTAACTCTTTAGTGGCAAATGGGGGGACGAACATTGCAGAAGGGTTAAGAAAGGGCGCTAAAATAATGGAAGATCGAAGGGAAAAGAATCCGGTTGCCAGTATAATTCTTTTGTCCGATGGACAGGACACTTACACTGTCCATAGTTCAATTAGAAACCAGCAAAATCCAAATTACCATCTGCTCCTTCCTTTGTCAATCCACAAAAACGGGATTTCTGGATGCAGGATCCCGGTTCATACATTTGGGTTTGGTACGGATCACGATGCGTCATCCATGCACTCGGTTGCTGAGATTTCCGGAGGTACCTTCTCTTTCATCGAAACTGAATCTGTTATTCAAGATGCATTTGCACAGTGCATTGGGGGACTTTTGAGTGTTGTGGTGAAGGACCTTCAAGTTTGTATTGATTGTCTCCACCCCACGCTCTCCTTAACCTCTTTAAGATCCGGAAGTTACCCGAATCGGGTGATTGCTGACCGACGAACAGGTTTCATCGACGTTGGAGATTTGTATGCCGACGAGGAGAGGGATTTTCTTGTTTCGGTCAATTTGCCATCAGATTCCTCTAGCAACGAAACATCGTTGTTGGAAGTGAAATGTGTTTACAACGATCTGTTGACGAAAGAAATGCAAACTACGGTGAGCGAAGAAGTTAGGGTTAAGAGAGATGAAATAGCCGGAAAGGAGGCCATTTCAATTGAAGTGGACCGGCAACGCAACCGGCTCCTGGCAGCGGATGCAATGGCGGAAGCGAGGGCCACAGCCGAACGGGGAGACCTTAGTGGGGCCGTGTCGGTCCTCGAGAGCTGCCGAAGGTTGTTGTCGGAAACTGTGTCGGCGAAATCCGGCGATCGGCTCTGTGTCGCATTGGATGCGGAGCTGAAGGAGGTGCAAGAGAGGATGGTGAGTCGCCAAGTGTACGAGGTGTCAGGCAGGGCGTACGTTCTTTCAGGAATGAGCTCTCACTCGTGGCAGCGGGCGACAGCACGGGGTGACTCCACAGATGGCTCAAGCCTGGTTCGGTCTTATCAAACCCCATCGATGACCCAAATGCTCAGTCGCTCCCAAACTACATTGGTGGCTAGCCCAGCGGCTCACAGGCTACCGAAACCAAGGTAA
- the LOC131301008 gene encoding synaptotagmin-3, with amino-acid sequence MGFLSTFLGILGFGIGLPFGILVGFYFFVYSKPKDVENPIVRPLHEMDTTTLQEILHEIPLWVKSPDYDRVDWLNQFLLDMWPYLDKAICKTIRIMARPIFAEYIGKYQIESIDFGNLSLGTLPPIIQGMKAYDTEERELVMEPAMKWAGNPNITLMLKILSLSITVQLVDLQVFVAPRITLKHLVPTFPCFSSMVVSLMGKPHVDFGLKVLGGDIMSIPGLYRFVQEAIKKQVSILYHWPQTLEIPILDASTVAVRKPVGILHVKVIRAIRLLKMDLIGTSDPYVKLSLSEERLPAKKTTVKKRNLNPEWNENFRLIVKNPQTQVLNINVYDWDKVGAHDRLGSQVVPLKLLTPHEPKEFTLDLLKSTFTSDSHHKKPRGQIVVELTYDHFKEDSDDSSEHLKRDGKKENRIDRASGNESPSEAGLLLVTVYGADDVEGGGAHNNPYVFILFRREKKKSKMIRKTHHPMWNEDFQFMLEEPPLNDKIHIEVMSKRTRFSFRSKESLGFVEINLADVVHNGHINQKYHLIGSKNGVVHVELGWKKT; translated from the exons ATGGGTTTTCTAAGCACTTTCTTGGGAATTCTTGGCTTTGGTATTGGACTCCCATTCGGAATCCTAGTTGGGTTTTACTTCTTCGTCTATTCTAAGCCCAAAGATGTTGAG AATCCCATTGTTAGGCCCCTTCACGAGATGGACACGACTACTTTGCAAGAAATTCTGCACGAGATTCCGCTCTGGGTGAAGAGTCCGGATTATGACCGA GTGGACTGGTTAAACCAGTTTCTGTTGGATATGTGGCCTTACCTTGACAAG GCAATTTGTAAGACCATAAGGATCATGGCTCGACCAATATTTGCAGAGTACATCGGCAAATATCAGATAGAATCGATTGACTTTGGCAATTTAAGCCTTGGAACTCTCCCTCCTATAATCCAAG GTATGAAAGCCTACGATACTGAAGAGAGAGAACTGGTCATGGAACCGGCTATGAAGTGGGCTGGAAATCCAAACATAACTCTGATGTtgaaaattttatctctaagcaTCACAGTTCAG TTAGTGGATCTACAAGTGTTTGTGGCACCGCGGATAACGTTGAAACATCTCGTGCCTACTTTTCCATGTTTTTCAAGCATGGTCGTTTCTTTGATGGGGAAG CCACATGTGGATTTTGGACTGAAAGTACTGGGAGGGGATATTATGTCCATACCTGGACTTTACCGATTTGTACAG GAGGCAATTAAAAAACAAGTTTCAATCCTTTACCACTGGCCCCAAACCCTTGAAATACCCATACTTGATGCGTCCAC aGTGGCGGTAAGGAAGCCTGTGGGAATATTACATGTCAAAGTTATACGGGCAATCAGACTTTTGAAGATGGACTTAATAGGAACATCGGATCCTTATGTTAAGCTCAGTCTGAGTGAAGAAAGGCTGCCGGCAAAGAAAACAACAGTCAAgaagaggaacttgaatccagaGTGGAATGAGAATTTTAGGCTAATTGTCAAGAACCCCCAGACCCAAGTTCTGAATATCAATGTCTATGATTGGGATAAG GTTGGCGCACACGACAGGCTAGGTTCACAAGTGGTTCCTCTGAAACTTCTAACACCACATGAGCCAAAGGAGTTTACACTTGATTTGCTCAAGAGCACATTTACCAGTGATTCCCATCACAAGAAACCAAGAGGACAAATTGTGGTGGAACTGACGTATGACCATTTTAAAGAAGACAGTGATGACTCTAGTGAACATCTCAAAAGAGACGGGAAGAAGGAAAACAGAATTGATAGGGCATCTGGTAATGAGAGCCCCAGTGAAGCAGGTTTACTTTTGGTCACAGTTTACGGAGCTGATGACGTTGAGGGTGGGGGTGCTCACAACAACCCATACGTCTTCATTCTCTttagaagagagaagaagaaatcaaAG ATGATCAGGAAAACACATCACCCAATGTGGAACGAAGATTTCCAATTTATGCTTGAAGAGCCTCCATTAAATGATAAGATCCATATCGAGGTCATGAGCAAGAGGACACGTTTCAGTTTTCGATCAAAG GAGTCGTTGGGGTTTGTGGAAATCAATCTCGCGGATGTAGTGCACAACGGACACATCAACCAGAAATACCATTTGATCGGCTCGAAGAATGGAGTGGTACACGTAGAACTAGGGTGGAAGAAAACTTGA